The following are encoded in a window of Novosphingobium sp. THN1 genomic DNA:
- a CDS encoding ParA family protein: MITIAVANQKGGVGKTTTAINIATALAATGWKTLLIDLDPQGNCSTGIGISAGERERSSYDLLIDQAPVAECLMETRIPGLDIVPATVDLSGAEVELVSVEDRTHRLRKVLNGDTGHDICLIDCPPSLGLLTLNALTAADTILVPLQCEFFALEGLSQLLQTVERVQERFNPDLGILGIVLTMYDRRNRLTDQVADDVRSCLRDLVFESVIPRNVRLSEAPSHGLPALIYDHACPGSQAYMKLARELIGRLPERRQAA, from the coding sequence ATGATCACGATCGCGGTCGCAAACCAGAAGGGCGGGGTGGGCAAGACCACCACGGCGATCAACATCGCCACCGCGCTCGCGGCAACGGGGTGGAAGACGCTGCTGATCGATCTCGATCCACAGGGCAACTGCTCGACCGGAATCGGCATCTCTGCGGGTGAGCGTGAGCGTTCTTCCTATGACCTGCTGATCGATCAGGCGCCCGTCGCCGAGTGCCTGATGGAGACCCGCATTCCGGGGTTGGACATCGTGCCCGCGACGGTCGACCTCTCCGGTGCGGAAGTGGAACTGGTCAGCGTCGAGGATCGCACCCATCGCCTGCGCAAGGTACTCAATGGCGACACCGGGCATGACATATGCCTGATCGATTGCCCGCCGTCGCTCGGCCTGCTGACGCTGAACGCCCTGACTGCGGCGGACACGATCCTGGTGCCCTTGCAGTGCGAGTTCTTCGCGCTCGAAGGGCTGAGCCAGTTGTTGCAGACGGTGGAGCGGGTGCAGGAGCGGTTCAATCCGGACCTCGGCATCCTTGGCATCGTGCTGACCATGTATGACCGGCGCAATCGCCTGACCGATCAGGTCGCCGACGACGTGCGCTCATGCCTGCGCGATCTGGTGTTCGAGAGCGTGATCCCGCGCAACGTGCGCCTGTCCGAAGCGCCGAGCCACGGGTTGCCGGCGCTGATCTATGACCATGCCTGCCCCGGTTCGCAGGCCTACATGAAACTGGCGCGCGAGCTGATCGGTCGCCTGCCCGAGAGGAGACAAGCGGCATGA
- a CDS encoding ParB/RepB/Spo0J family partition protein, with protein MSGEDAVKAPVRRTGLGRGLGALMGEVRREEPIARISVSPADVAESRDGGLALLTVASIEPHPEQPRRHFDEDALEELAQSIAARGVIQPVVVRPLSGGRYQLVAGERRWRAAQKAQVHEIPAIVRKLDDRDVAALALIENLQREDLNPVEEARAYQRLADSEGLTQNDIAKFVDKSRSHVANMMRLLGLPDEVLDMVVRSELSMGHARALINAPDPIGLAREVVAKDLSVRDVEKLARKASRPEGQRRQARAGKDPVGAADLAAIQQHLEDFLGLKVVIQPDSDPTTGAVTIRYKNLDQLDLICQRLTGGEF; from the coding sequence ATGAGCGGCGAAGACGCAGTGAAGGCACCAGTGCGCAGGACCGGGCTTGGCCGTGGCCTTGGCGCACTGATGGGCGAAGTGCGACGCGAGGAGCCGATCGCGCGCATCTCGGTTTCGCCGGCTGACGTTGCCGAGAGCCGCGACGGCGGGCTGGCGCTGCTGACCGTCGCCTCGATCGAACCGCACCCGGAGCAGCCGCGTCGTCACTTCGATGAGGACGCTCTGGAAGAACTGGCGCAGTCGATCGCGGCGCGTGGCGTGATCCAGCCGGTGGTCGTGCGGCCGCTGTCGGGCGGACGCTATCAGCTCGTGGCCGGTGAGCGCCGCTGGCGTGCGGCTCAGAAGGCGCAGGTTCACGAAATCCCGGCCATCGTCCGCAAGCTGGACGATCGCGATGTTGCCGCGCTGGCGCTGATCGAAAACCTTCAGCGCGAGGATCTCAACCCGGTGGAAGAGGCGCGGGCGTATCAGCGCCTGGCCGACAGCGAGGGACTGACGCAGAACGACATCGCCAAGTTCGTCGACAAGTCGCGCAGCCATGTTGCCAACATGATGCGCCTGCTCGGGCTGCCCGATGAAGTGCTCGACATGGTGGTGCGCAGCGAACTGTCGATGGGCCATGCCCGCGCGCTGATCAACGCGCCCGATCCGATCGGCCTGGCCCGCGAAGTGGTGGCCAAGGACCTTTCGGTGCGCGATGTCGAGAAGCTCGCGCGCAAGGCCTCGCGGCCCGAAGGCCAGCGCAGGCAGGCGCGGGCGGGCAAGGATCCGGTGGGCGCGGCCGATCTTGCCGCGATCCAGCAGCACCTCGAGGACTTCCTCGGGCTCAAGGTCGTGATCCAGCCTGACTCCGATCCGACGACCGGAGCCGTGACGATTCGCTACAAGAACCTCGACCAGCTGGACCTGATCTGCCAGCGGCTGACCGGCGGTGAATTCTAA
- a CDS encoding sorbosone dehydrogenase family protein, with protein sequence MKLLKKLLIALLVIVAIVAAWVAWSIHGSSAEYTLNETSGPKPKLARPEGQTIPTIKTADPIGWKDGEAPVAAQGLQVTRFADKLDHPRTVVTLPNGDVLVAETNSPPRKVEGITGAVMGYLFRKVGAGGPSPNKIVLLRDGDGDGKAEQRFVMENPALDSPFGMAFREGRLLVANHNAVLSFPYELGQTTLTGSPEKLMDLPGGGNHWARNLLLSPDGSKLYVTVGSASNIAEGGIDAEYRRASIHQYDFAKKKSFEYAGGLRNPNGLDFNPYSEELWTVVNERDMLGSDLVPDYLTNVPFGANYGWPWVYWKNNIDQRVTAPMPEYMLDYVRKPEYGLGAHVAPLGLAFAKGGNLMGDKFQQGAFIARHGSWNRRPLSGYDVVFVKFDTRGNVLPNPPVPVLTGFLADENTAHGRPTWVAFAKDGALLVSDDTGGVIWRVVAPGAKPAAAITPLPTRTAPPQPKGTGKFIMKPNADSDLMKPQQ encoded by the coding sequence ATGAAGCTTCTCAAGAAACTGCTGATCGCGCTGCTCGTGATCGTCGCCATCGTTGCCGCCTGGGTTGCCTGGTCGATCCACGGGTCCTCGGCCGAGTACACGCTCAACGAAACCTCGGGCCCGAAACCCAAGCTGGCGCGGCCCGAGGGCCAGACGATCCCGACGATCAAGACGGCCGACCCGATCGGCTGGAAGGATGGCGAGGCTCCGGTCGCAGCCCAGGGCCTGCAGGTCACCCGCTTTGCCGACAAGCTCGATCACCCCCGCACCGTGGTGACCCTGCCCAACGGCGATGTTCTGGTTGCCGAGACCAATTCGCCACCGCGCAAGGTCGAGGGTATCACCGGCGCGGTGATGGGCTATCTGTTCAGGAAGGTCGGCGCGGGCGGCCCTTCGCCCAACAAGATCGTGCTGCTGCGCGATGGCGATGGCGATGGCAAGGCCGAGCAGCGCTTCGTGATGGAGAACCCGGCGCTGGATTCGCCGTTCGGCATGGCCTTCCGCGAAGGGCGCCTGCTGGTGGCGAATCACAATGCGGTGCTCTCGTTCCCTTATGAACTGGGCCAGACCACGCTGACGGGCAGCCCCGAAAAGCTGATGGACCTGCCCGGCGGCGGCAACCACTGGGCGCGCAACCTGCTGCTTTCGCCGGATGGTTCGAAGCTTTACGTCACGGTCGGCTCGGCATCCAACATTGCCGAGGGTGGCATCGATGCCGAATATCGCCGCGCTTCGATCCACCAGTACGATTTCGCCAAGAAGAAGTCATTCGAGTATGCAGGCGGCCTGCGCAACCCGAACGGTCTGGACTTCAATCCCTACAGCGAAGAACTGTGGACCGTGGTCAACGAGCGCGACATGCTCGGATCGGACCTCGTGCCCGATTACCTCACCAACGTGCCGTTCGGCGCGAACTATGGCTGGCCGTGGGTCTACTGGAAGAACAACATCGACCAGCGCGTGACGGCGCCGATGCCGGAATACATGCTCGATTACGTGCGCAAGCCGGAATACGGCCTTGGCGCGCATGTGGCGCCGCTCGGCCTTGCCTTTGCCAAGGGCGGCAACCTGATGGGCGACAAGTTCCAGCAGGGCGCGTTCATCGCGCGCCATGGTTCATGGAACCGCCGTCCGCTGTCGGGCTATGACGTCGTTTTCGTGAAGTTCGACACGCGCGGCAACGTCCTGCCCAATCCGCCGGTGCCGGTGTTGACCGGCTTCCTTGCCGACGAAAACACCGCGCACGGACGCCCGACCTGGGTCGCCTTTGCCAAGGATGGCGCGCTGCTGGTCAGCGACGATACCGGCGGCGTGATCTGGCGCGTGGTTGCGCCGGGGGCAAAACCGGCAGCCGCGATCACGCCACTCCCGACGCGCACGGCACCGCCCCAGCCCAAGGGCACCGGCAAGTTCATCATGAAGCCGAACGCAGATTCGGACCTTATGAAGCCGCAGCAGTAA
- a CDS encoding glycine zipper 2TM domain-containing protein, protein MLRRLLIAAVALGAVSSPALAGEHRRPGPVSGGWQGSYTGGYYGGATGPVYYPPMIGAPYPTVVMTQPVVDAPPPPPPPPPQGYYPQAYPQPDPRWAEMNERCAKVYGDKGVGGALLGGVVGGVAGNRIAGKGNRVLGTVAGAAVGAVAGNVIDKAEDKGLRRECDDYFASLPPQPYPGGPYPGAYPGYYPGYAPYGYVMVPVMLPPQKPCVEKTVVTETWVETKRARVIPRRPVRDKRVKEKRVYTG, encoded by the coding sequence ATGCTTCGTCGTCTCTTGATCGCAGCCGTTGCGCTGGGTGCAGTGTCATCTCCGGCCTTGGCTGGTGAACACCGTCGTCCCGGTCCCGTCAGCGGTGGGTGGCAGGGGAGCTACACCGGTGGTTATTACGGCGGTGCGACTGGTCCCGTCTATTACCCGCCCATGATCGGCGCGCCCTATCCCACGGTGGTGATGACCCAGCCCGTGGTGGATGCGCCGCCGCCGCCGCCACCTCCGCCGCCGCAGGGCTACTATCCCCAGGCCTATCCGCAGCCAGATCCGCGCTGGGCCGAGATGAACGAGCGTTGCGCCAAGGTCTATGGTGACAAGGGCGTCGGTGGCGCGCTGCTCGGCGGCGTCGTTGGAGGCGTGGCGGGCAACCGCATCGCCGGCAAGGGCAACCGCGTGCTCGGCACGGTCGCCGGTGCTGCCGTCGGTGCAGTGGCTGGCAATGTGATCGACAAGGCCGAGGACAAGGGCCTGCGCCGCGAATGCGACGATTATTTCGCCTCGCTCCCGCCGCAGCCCTATCCCGGTGGGCCCTACCCCGGAGCCTATCCGGGCTATTATCCCGGCTACGCGCCCTATGGCTATGTGATGGTGCCGGTCATGCTGCCCCCGCAGAAGCCCTGCGTCGAGAAGACCGTCGTCACCGAAACCTGGGTCGAGACAAAGCGCGCCCGCGTGATCCCGCGGCGTCCGGTCCGCGACAAGCGGGTCAAGGAAAAGCGCGTCTACACCGGCTGA
- a CDS encoding acyl-CoA dehydrogenase family protein, translating to MSLDLIPRTAYNEDHEAFRQTVRRFLQDEVAPHSNEWAEAGIVPKSIWPKAGELGLLCPTVPEEYGGLGLDFGYNAIVDEESAYYGRVATGFSLQSDIVVNYIVSYGSEEQKKKWLPKMVSGEVITAIAMTEPGTGSDLQGMKTTAKKDGNHYVINGSKTYITNGQNADLILVCCKTDTEVQPAWKGVSIVLVEADREGFKRGRNLDKIGQDEADTSELFFEDVRVPITNCLGEEGKGFIYLMSELPQERLSIAVSAQASAQKAFDDTVEFTRERKAFGKPILDFQNTRFTLADIKAKLQVGWAHLDWALARHLKKELTAEEGAAAKLWHTELQWEVMDKCLQLHGGAGYMNEYAIARAWRGARVTRIFGGTNEIMKELIGRKL from the coding sequence ATGTCGCTCGACCTGATCCCGCGCACAGCCTATAATGAAGACCACGAAGCCTTCCGCCAGACCGTCCGCCGCTTCCTGCAGGACGAGGTAGCGCCGCATTCGAACGAATGGGCCGAGGCGGGCATCGTGCCCAAGAGCATCTGGCCAAAGGCTGGCGAGCTCGGCCTGCTGTGCCCGACAGTGCCCGAGGAATACGGCGGGCTCGGCCTCGACTTCGGCTACAACGCCATCGTCGACGAAGAGAGCGCCTATTACGGGCGCGTGGCCACCGGCTTCTCGCTGCAGTCGGACATCGTGGTCAACTACATCGTCTCCTACGGCTCGGAAGAGCAGAAGAAGAAGTGGCTGCCCAAGATGGTTTCGGGCGAGGTGATCACCGCCATCGCCATGACCGAACCCGGCACCGGCTCGGACCTTCAAGGCATGAAGACCACGGCCAAGAAGGACGGCAACCATTACGTGATCAACGGGTCGAAGACCTACATCACCAATGGCCAGAACGCCGACCTGATCCTGGTGTGCTGCAAGACCGACACCGAAGTGCAGCCGGCCTGGAAGGGTGTCTCGATCGTGCTGGTCGAAGCCGACCGCGAAGGTTTCAAACGCGGGCGCAATCTCGACAAGATCGGCCAGGACGAAGCCGATACGTCCGAGCTGTTCTTCGAAGATGTGCGCGTGCCGATCACCAACTGCTTGGGCGAAGAAGGCAAGGGCTTCATCTACCTGATGAGCGAGCTGCCGCAGGAGCGCCTGTCGATTGCCGTCAGCGCGCAGGCTTCGGCGCAGAAGGCGTTTGACGATACGGTCGAATTCACGCGCGAGCGCAAGGCGTTCGGCAAGCCGATCCTCGATTTCCAGAACACCCGCTTCACGCTGGCCGACATCAAGGCGAAGCTGCAGGTGGGCTGGGCGCACCTCGACTGGGCGCTGGCTCGGCACCTGAAGAAGGAACTGACCGCCGAGGAAGGCGCCGCGGCCAAGCTGTGGCACACCGAACTGCAATGGGAAGTGATGGACAAGTGCCTCCAGCTCCATGGCGGCGCAGGCTACATGAACGAGTATGCGATTGCCCGTGCATGGCGCGGTGCGCGCGTGACGCGCATCTTCGGCGGCACCAACGAGATCATGAAGGAGCTGATCGGGCGCAAGCTCTGA
- a CDS encoding GAF domain-containing protein: MFTFAPTDGQSRAELHADLLEAAKALTHGEPDGIANMANLAALIWQYLPDLNWAGFYRMVGGELVLGPFVGKPACIRIALGSGVCGTAAATATTQLVPDVHAFPGHIACDAASRSELVVPVIRDGAVIAVIDLDSPSPDRFDEDDARGIEALAVAIATRI; the protein is encoded by the coding sequence ATGTTCACATTCGCACCCACCGACGGCCAGAGCCGCGCCGAACTCCACGCCGATCTCCTCGAGGCCGCCAAGGCCCTCACCCATGGCGAGCCCGACGGCATCGCCAACATGGCCAACCTTGCCGCGCTGATCTGGCAATATCTGCCGGATCTGAACTGGGCAGGCTTCTATCGCATGGTCGGCGGGGAGCTCGTGCTCGGCCCCTTCGTCGGCAAGCCAGCCTGCATCCGTATCGCGCTCGGCTCGGGCGTATGCGGCACGGCGGCGGCGACCGCCACGACCCAGCTCGTGCCCGATGTGCACGCCTTTCCGGGCCATATCGCGTGCGACGCGGCAAGCCGTTCCGAACTGGTCGTGCCGGTGATTCGCGATGGCGCGGTAATCGCGGTGATCGATCTCGACAGCCCCTCGCCCGACCGTTTCGACGAGGACGATGCGCGCGGGATCGAGGCGCTGGCGGTGGCAATCGCGACCCGTATCTGA
- the rsmG gene encoding 16S rRNA (guanine(527)-N(7))-methyltransferase RsmG, whose translation MTIVTEAEAQAWLPDVLGVDAPGMERLEQLVALLLEENERQNLVARGTLPHVWVRHIVDSAQLLHVSRETLPDGEWLDLGTGAGFPGLAIAALQPDRPVTLVDSRRLRTEWLQRAADALGLGNVRVVLSRVEDLPPGPRAVISARAFAPLDKLVALSARFSTPDTVWLLPKGAGAAQELQMLPESWNHMFHVEQSLTDANAGVICGRLLGGSPPRPSNAKGKRK comes from the coding sequence ATGACGATCGTTACCGAGGCCGAGGCGCAGGCGTGGCTGCCCGACGTGCTTGGCGTTGACGCGCCGGGCATGGAGCGTCTGGAGCAACTTGTGGCGCTGCTGCTCGAGGAGAACGAGCGGCAGAACCTCGTCGCGCGAGGAACGCTGCCGCACGTGTGGGTGCGCCACATCGTCGACTCCGCACAGCTGCTGCATGTTTCACGTGAAACACTTCCCGATGGTGAGTGGCTCGATCTCGGCACGGGTGCCGGCTTTCCCGGTCTGGCGATTGCTGCCCTGCAGCCGGATCGCCCGGTCACGCTGGTTGATTCCCGGCGTCTTCGCACTGAATGGCTTCAGCGCGCTGCGGATGCGTTAGGGCTTGGCAATGTTCGCGTGGTTCTGTCGCGGGTGGAGGATCTGCCGCCAGGTCCGCGTGCGGTCATCTCTGCTCGTGCTTTCGCGCCCTTGGACAAGCTGGTTGCTCTTTCCGCACGCTTTTCCACACCGGACACGGTCTGGCTGTTGCCGAAAGGGGCAGGGGCAGCGCAAGAATTGCAAATGCTCCCCGAATCATGGAATCACATGTTCCACGTGGAACAATCCCTGACGGATGCGAACGCTGGTGTGATTTGCGGCCGACTTCTCGGCGGCAGTCCACCGCGACCCTCGAACGCCAAGGGCAAACGCAAATGA
- a CDS encoding DUF815 domain-containing protein, which yields MTDALLTRIAEALERLAPPREASADWLAFPAYVWDGKAARGIDPLEAPALSLMQGIDKQKAAVVENVARLSRGAAAHDMLLWGARGMGKSALLRAATLAAQTALPGSIALVQASPDAGLADLFAILRKIDRRFLVFLDDLGFDAGDSDGARKLRSWLEGGVEARPANVRLAVTSNRRAIVERHLSEQDDPINPRDVVDDRLALADRFGLSLGFHNCTQDDYLGIIAGYAAHFGLAYEEGDALEWSKRRGGRSGRVAWQYVNELAGRAGRSL from the coding sequence ATGACCGACGCCCTGCTCACCCGCATCGCCGAGGCGCTTGAGCGCCTTGCCCCGCCGCGCGAGGCCAGTGCCGATTGGCTCGCCTTCCCCGCCTATGTCTGGGACGGCAAGGCGGCGCGCGGGATCGATCCGTTGGAAGCGCCCGCGCTGAGTCTGATGCAGGGGATCGACAAGCAGAAGGCAGCCGTGGTCGAAAACGTCGCGCGGCTTTCGCGCGGTGCTGCGGCGCATGACATGCTGCTGTGGGGTGCGCGCGGTATGGGCAAGTCGGCTCTGCTGCGGGCGGCAACGCTGGCGGCGCAGACCGCGCTGCCCGGTTCCATCGCACTGGTGCAGGCCAGCCCTGACGCTGGCCTGGCTGATCTTTTCGCGATCCTGCGCAAGATCGACCGTCGCTTCCTCGTCTTCCTCGACGATCTCGGTTTCGACGCGGGCGACAGCGACGGCGCGCGCAAGTTGCGCTCGTGGCTGGAAGGCGGCGTAGAGGCGCGACCGGCAAACGTGCGCCTCGCGGTAACGTCTAACCGTCGCGCGATCGTGGAGCGCCATCTTTCCGAGCAGGACGATCCAATCAACCCGCGCGACGTGGTGGACGATCGTCTCGCCCTTGCCGACCGCTTCGGCCTGAGCCTTGGCTTCCACAACTGCACGCAGGACGATTACCTCGGGATCATCGCTGGCTACGCCGCGCACTTTGGCCTGGCCTATGAGGAAGGCGATGCGCTGGAATGGTCAAAACGCCGCGGCGGGCGCTCCGGCCGCGTGGCGTGGCAGTACGTCAACGAACTGGCAGGACGGGCTGGCCGGTCGCTCTGA